The DNA segment agcagcatcctgagaaggagcagcaacgacacgtgtaccgagacgagtggggttgaaagtaatggaggcatccacggaatcaacgagatgtcgatggagggagaaattgtcaggaggcgcagaatcaagagggaggagatcaaaatatttggcccacgaagcgggaccaaacaaggcttgataggtagcagaactggaaggaatcgagcgagggcggccgtgacgaggacggcggtgagaacccccagagagagaggggttaaaaggcgcagtagttacaactagagaaggagccgcgccaggggacgaggtagtcaccactgggggcttggggctcgacccaaccacagaggagggaggggagccaggggaaggagtcagagaggccaaagaaggagcaaggtcggggcccaatgcagcggaggctacagagcccggtcttccaacacggactgactcgggggcttggtcgcccaccccacgagcctgagaaggtaaaccagaaacagccgaaacaggggtcatcatcattacgaaaagaaacatttattcacgaatgtgcccccacacccaccatggagccacaattagaggcaggacacccaacaagaagctatcgccgatcttgccggggcctcctaggggtgcgtcgtgagtatacgccccacaaacgccaccttaagaaaccgacagtccgtcgagatcaggttcagtgacgaaagggggattgacaataaaaggttcccctcgctctcgacgtcgggtactacagttctacgggtgcaagagtatgcctcctcaagcacctgggcgtcaaaatagaagaagtccaagggaagaaccagaacaagcaaaaggtcggcaggaaacggcaagcagataggagaagagggggggagaaaaacgaaacagaaggaaaaggaaaaggtgcccagcagaattggagcggactgcagcaggagcacaaggctagaaaaggacagaggactgtcccaaggagcatcacactctggcagccgcccactaagcccccacacggcaacaacgagctgagcttggggtgcacaataaactagctgcctccgGTGGCAACaacaagcattgactcttggagacAAGACACAAAGCAATGAACattgaaatcagaagttggagttcaggaAAACTTACAAAGAAACCACGAATATttaattgaagaatagacatgctAAGAGTCATTTTATAAAAAGATAGTTTATAGTTACAAAACACGCGtcagtttataattaaaaattAGGCTTCAGTTTATTTAAAAATGCatcagtttataattaaaagaagCATTCGTCAGTTTATATTAAAAACATTTTGAGTCGGTTTAAAACTAGAAAATGCatcagtttataattaaaagagcATGAGTCAGTTGTCATTGCTGAGGGTAGAATCCTGCAGTGTAGTAACCTCTTACGTTGTATCCATTCTCGTCATATATTGAATATCGATGACTTGGTCTGTAAGATTCACTGGAGTTGCTTAACAAGGAAGCTCCATACTTTATGACAGTGGAGTATTCTTGAGGTATACTGACGTTTTCTTTACAAGGTTGAGGAATATCACCATAGTGGAGCGAAAATGGGTCGGCCTTAGTAATGCTCGACTGGGTATTCTGGACTCTTGAGGTATAAGGCATGTACGTTTCCTTGGCGGAAGGCCAGAGGCATCTGCGCTTAGAGGGATTCACTTCTATGGCTTCTGGCATCTGACAGTAGAGCCATTCTTCCTTTACTTGTCGATGTTTTTCTTCTTTATCCCTTTCTTCACTTGAATACCACTTCACTTGGGTATTCTGGACTCCTGAGGTATAAGGCATGTACGATTCCTTGTAGGAACGCCAAAGGCATCTGCGCTTAGAGGGATTTACTTCTATGGCTTCTGGCATCTGACAGTCAAGCCATTCTTCCTTTACTTGTCGATGTTTTTCTTCTTTATCCCTTTCTTCACTTGAATACCACTTCACTTGGGTATTCTGGACTCCTGAGGTATAAGGCATGTACGATTCCTTGGCGGAAGGCCAAAGGCATCTGCGCTTAGAGGAATTCACTTCTATGGCTTCTGGCATCTGACAGTCAAGCCATTCTTCCTTTACTTGTCGATGTTTTTCTTCTTTATCCCTTTCTTCACTTGAATACCAAATCTTGTGAAAAggtaaaaaattattatttcttgCGGTACTACGGTACCCCAAGAAATTTTCTTGCTTCGTTCTTCTACGGGACTTGATTGGTTCCATTCTAGGTGTAGAAGTAGGTTTAGAAAGATCATGGGTTTCTGGTATCCTGTAGTCTAGTATTTTCTCCTCTACTTGTCGACGCTTTTTATTTTCTTTATCACTAGAATACCAAATCTTCTGTAAAGTTGTAAAATTATTTTCTGACTGGTTTCTACGGTACTCGCTTGATTCCATTCTATGAGAAGTTGAACCGTCTGGATATGTTCAGTCTGTGGAAGGTGACCTGAAGATTAattatttaaaactgaaaattgtAAAGTTGTAACCTAATCTcacctgttacctttagttttaATAAGACTGCAAAGTACCTATTGACTCAGACGAGGAAGCTCATACCTATATCACACCAAACTCATTTATGTATTAGCCTACGTAGCatatgtatggggcaagtaacaaaagtAGCAGCAAGTCAtccaaagtaaatatatataatttgttccataaattgaCAGGGTCCCGAtattacagtcgggttcgttctcgactcgcaatcgTGAATTCAGGATTCGAATCCCATGcgggacaaaaatggttgggcgCATATGCTAtcccctaatgcctctgttcacgtgGCTGTAAAtatgtacccaggagttagtcggcTTGTTATGGAGTTGAATCCTGGGGagagtcagtaattcgacccctGGGGACCTCGACATAAGCCTaacgtatatatacactggctgcctgtcccccaaaacaatgtattattattgttattattattattattattattattattattattattattaaccctCTTTTAAAACTGGCATTTTATCAGCACTGTTTTGACGATCTTACCTTTTGCTAAGATCTTACCCtagttctctacaactaagacttgtgctatgcacaagtcttagttgtagaaacttgaagccatgattggtgaccCAGGACGACACTGCATCAATCGCTAGTTGAAGCCGCCACAGGAGAAAAGGCGGATCAACACCATGACAACAGAGAGTAAGGTCGTCAACATAGAGCTGAGAAAATGACATAGGTAAGGAAGGAAAGAATACTATTGAGAGCAACCGAGCAACCATGAAAGAGAGTagcgctcagaacactaccttggggtactacCTCGTAGTGTCGAAAAGTGGCAGATAACGCGGTACCAAGC comes from the Procambarus clarkii isolate CNS0578487 chromosome 58, FALCON_Pclarkii_2.0, whole genome shotgun sequence genome and includes:
- the LOC123748715 gene encoding uncharacterized protein, whose protein sequence is MESSEYRRNQSENNFTTLQKIWYSSDKENKKRRQVEEKILDYRIPETHDLSKPTSTPRMEPIKSRRRTKQENFLGYRSTARNNNFLPFHKIWYSSEERDKEEKHRQVKEEWLDCQMPEAIEVNSSKRRCLWPSAKESYMPYTSGVQNTQVKWYSSEERDKEEKHRQVKEEWLDCQMPEAIEVNPSKRRCLWRSYKESYMPYTSGVQNTQVKWYSSEERDKEEKHRQVKEEWLYCQMPEAIEVNPSKRRCLWPSAKETYMPYTSRVQNTQSSITKADPFSLHYGDIPQPCKENVSIPQEYSTVIKYGASLLSNSSESYRPSHRYSIYDENGYNVRGYYTAGFYPQQ